TCTTTGCATGCTGAAATTTTACCAAATCATTGTGGCCACACTGATTAGCTCATGCCGATCAGGAGCTCTGGTTGGCTGTTGACGACATCATAGGAATCACTGGGACACTGATTTTATTGTACTTAGTCATAGACATCTTTGTTAATTTGGAAAGGGAAAGTGAATAATTACTTCATCAGTACAGTTTGGCAGATAAAATGCAGGGGCAACAGGATATATATACAACGAGAGAGTGCCTTGATAACACAAAGGTGTGGGACTGTTCCTTGGGGGCCAAGCCCACAGGTTTCAAGGCTGAATGAGGtccccctttctctcaccctctgGGGTCTGCAACGCTAGCATGAGAGGGTTTTCTTCTGCAGCTGGACTGACCCCCACGTCACAGGGTCCCACAGAGGTTAGGGGAGGCCTGCAGCACAGGAAGGCTCAGCACAGGTGGGTAGACTGGTCAGCAGTGGAGTGGACAGGGGTTCAAGGAACTCCTTGTATCAGCAACTGGAGAGCAAACAAAAGAGAGTCACTGACCTGTGAAATGTTGCAGGGAGAAGACAACAATAGGGACAAGGACATAGAGCAAGTTGGGAGACCAAGACAGGGCAGGCAATAGACAAACCCAATCtgggattattttttaattgtttaggatcttttatttatttatttatatgccatgctgaggattgaacccagggtctcacacatgccaggcaagcgctctactgctaagccacaactccagccccgcACCTGGAATTTttaacacacttttttttttttttttttttttttttttttttttgccgtgctggggattgaacccagggccttgtgctcgcaaggcaagcactctaccaactgagctgtatccccagtcccacatacatatttttgagatggggtctctatgttgcccaagctggtcccAGAGGATCTGGAAACTCAGGAGATGAAAATGGTATTTCTCAAGTCTTCCAACCAACAGGTTCACTGACCTGCATGGTTGCACCAGTACCATGTTCAGGAGGGCCcaaactttgtttttcaaatctatatagccaggtgtggtggtgcacacctgtcatcccagcaactcagaagcctgaagcaggaggatcacaaattccaggtcagcttgggcaacttagccagaccctgtctcaaagtaaaaagggcagTGATGTtcctcaatggtaaagtgtcccaATTCCCAGTACCAGTTAAAAAGGGAGGATGGGCAAGAGGAGGAAGACGAATAATTAttatgtctctgtctctctctatataaataatgtctctgtctctctctatatataatgtgtgtgtgtgtatatatatatatatataaatatacacacacacatatatatatatatatatacatttttttttttccttttcctttgagaCAGCAAACAGCACATtattgttgcccaggctggtcttgaacaccttgcctcaacctccccagtggctgggactACGGGCCACACCAGTGGTccagtttttaataattttcaaacaaAGGGCCCATGATTTCATTTTGAACACTGGAACCCCCCAAGGGAAGCATCCTTAgcccaaagaataaaataaacacacacacatatcacagaTCTGGGGACACCATCCCAAGTCACCCACACTGAAAGACACTTCCCTGAttgtcttgaaaaaaataaaaacgtaAACTCATTATATAACACATCTCGTTCacctttattgaaaaatatttttcccaagaAACGTCCTGATTCACATGCACCAGGTAGATGCACTTTGTATACACGATAAGCAGCACAAATCTGCTAGAGGCCAAATGAGGACACTGCAGTATTTTCAAAGCTGTACATCAGAATCATTTAGGGTCTTTAAAGAAAATACCTCGGATTCCTGTATCAAACTTCGTATCTTAGAAGAGCCAGAAATGGCAAGAGGAGATACAAAATAATCTGTAATTTTTACACGCACTCCAGTAGGACTGGGAGTCAGGATGACTTTATCATTGGaaaattttactcatttaaatTCACTAAAGGGTCAGTGCACAGCGCTTACTTAGCATACATGAgcccttgggttcgatccccaggaccgcaaaagtaataattttaaagattaataaattCGCTATGCTATGAGATTTGGGTGCCAACAGGTCTGTGGCCTCAGTAGGAGCTCTGGGGTCGAGCAGACaagttccaggcccttctgccgCTTCCCGGCTTATACACCTGAACCACTCAATCTCTATGCGTAGAGTCTAACATATCGTGCACTCTCGTTAAGGTCACGTATTTACTTGGCAGGGGCTTCCCGACCCCCACGCATACCCAGTTCAAGCAATGCAGCGGAGCCTAAGGACAAACAACTGTATCTGCGTAACCAGAGGAACCCACTAGAAGGAAGAGTCCGATTCCGGGATTGGAGGAAGATGGGGCGGGGCATCTCAGTAGTGTACTAATCAGAACTCTCCGGCCCAGAGAGGAGGAGCCACAGGACTTGCAAAGTACGCAGGCGCGAGAGTGCGCGAGGCGGGGTGAGGCCCAGCGCGCGCGCactttcccctcccccaaccccagcgGGGGCGGGTTGTTTGGCGCGCGCGCGCCGGCCCATCTCCCGGGCTCCGCCCCCCGCCCCGCCGCGCGCTCCCGCCCCCGGGCTGAGGCGACTCAGAGTCGGAGCCCGACACAAAGGCGgtggcggcggcagcagcggaGGGGCCCTGGAGGCCGCTCCGCCCGCGCTCTCCAGGCCCACCTACCTCACTCCGGCCACCGGCTCGGTTGCCCACCCGCGGGTCTAAGATGGCGGCGGCGAAAGAGACCAGGCGAGCGGCAGCCCCAAGCGGAAAGCGCCGGAGAGGCCACCGCTGCCCGTCTTCGGATTCCCGGACCCTGCCGCGGCTCGCGGCGAGGCCATGGCTTCCTGGGGCTCTTACCTGCCCGGAGCGGACTGAAGGAGATGCGGCTACACGTTCTGCTCGACCTCCCGTTTTGCCGCCTCCGCCTCGCCCTCCCCAGCGCCGCTGCCGCCATCTTGTGTCCCGGGCCGGGACTCCGCGCTGCGCATGCGCTGGTACCGCCTCTGAGGGACCTCGCCACGGCCGTGCCGCCATCTTGAGTGTGGCAGGGTCGGCTGGCTTCTCAGACCTTCCTTGTTTCTgaccccctccccttccttccctcctttgctGCTGCCCTGTGCGTTTTTGAGGAGAGGGAAAACAGCTTTGCTGCCCCCCGGTTGGGGACTGAGGGGAAGTGAATTCACAAACGCCCTCTCCTCAGTTTCCCCGGAGTACACCTGCAGGGTCCGAAGGACCGGATGGGCGCGCTGGGGAACACGGGGCTGATTTGGAATCTTCTGGGGGCTCCGGCTCAGCCGCCGACCCGGAGGCGGAGTCCTAGTGACGTAGGCTTAACGTAGTGGGGACCTGGGTCCTAGCCTCCGCGGGTCTCCGCGGCCTCCAGCCAGCCTCTTGCCCTCCCTGGACCTATGTCGCCGGGGTGCCAGGCTGTGTCCCCGCCTTGCCCCCGTGTCGAGGCTACGTGCGTGAACCCCGTTACAAGCCGGCACGGGGCGTACGTGCTCTTGAAGACAGCCGTGGGCGGGGGATGAAGTCGGCTTTGGGCAGTTAGGAAATTCCATCCTAAACGCATCGCAGGGGCTCTACAGCAAGGTAGCCGTGGCCTTTACTAGAGCCCAGGGGCCTCAGTGTCGAGCGCCTGCCAAGCATGAGCGAGGCCCCGGTGCCATCCCCAGCGCCGCAGAAGCACTCGAGGCAGCCTCACTGAGGCCTCAGCTTAGCAGGAGCGCAAGAGCTGGCCAGTTGTTGGGTGCCCCTTGCCCAACAATTGGAATAGGTGCCCCATCCCTCGGGCCTGGTAAGTGAGCCCAGTGCCAGGGGCAGCTCGAGAGGACACGTTTGCCCTCTGCTGTTAGACTAGCGCTCGTGTAGAACCAGAGTCAACCAGAGCGCAGGTGCCGCAGCTGGGCAGCCTCTGATGCCGGTGACGTCGTCTGCCTGCAGAATGGGGGCCCGGAGGTAAATAGTACCGAGAGTAATGCCGGTGATGTACTCAGTACAGCATCCTACGCTtagtgcttggtaaatgttagCTGTGATCATCTCAGGTTTGCGAGGCTTGCTCCAAGTAGGTCTGATCAGCTCCGCGAGCACAGCAGTGCAACAGGTCCTGTTTTCTCACCTTTTGATGGAAGATGGTAGGAAGCCAGTATAGGAGGACCAAGTGGCATTCCTTGCCTGGGACATGGGGTTGTAATCACTCCAGATCTACAGAGTGCCGAGGTTTATAAGCCCAAGGGCTAGTTCTTACACAAAGGTGTAAGAACCATGTAGTGATTGTTACCTGGTCGTTTATGTTTTCTCATTCATTGTTAATTGGTAACCAAGGCGCCATACATCCCAAGTGCCTATTCCCATTTTACCAGAAGTTCTGTGAGAAACTACAACTTCAGACTCTGtgcatgaggaaactgaggctaggaGGGCAGGAGTGAAGTAATTGTTCAAGATCAAATAACCATGAAGTAACAGAACTGGAGTTTTAAACCCAGTGTTCTCAGTATCAGAATCATCAACCTCACTGGCTTGCCTCCTGTGTAGAATGGAATCTGAACTCTGGATAAGCGACTTCTCTGACTTCGCACAGCAGCCATGGACCTTACCACTTCAGTGTCACAGATGTCCTCTAACCAAAGTGTTCAACACTACTCttgatgtttgtttttttgtggttctgaggactgaacccaggccccTGGGCCCGCTGTAGTTCATCTTAATCTGCCTCCCCTTCTTAGGTATTCCTTATTTCTTCCCTCTACCCATTTTTCACATAAAGTCAAAAATCAACCaccttcctccatcttcatttCCACTACTGTAGACAGCGCACATGAGCTGGGCGCTagtggggaagctgaggcaagaggatagtgAACCCAGCAgattccagaccagcctgggcagtatgagaccctgtctcaaaaaaaaaaaaaaaaaaagtacagaaaagtatacaaaataaatgtgaagCTTAAtaatggattttttctttttctttagagatGAACCTAGGAGGTGctacccactgagctacctccccagcccttttttgtatttatttacagtcagggtctcactgaattacctAAGGActccataaattgctgaggcaacTGTCTTCAAACtgtcagtcctcctgcctcagcctcctgagcggctgggaatataggtgtgtgCCGCCACATCTGGTCTGACTACTCTTATGACAGTTATCCCTTGTTTTCATAATTGTGCCACCTCAACATGTGTCCCCAAACACGAGTTTTTCctgttcttaaattttatataaacagaATCCAGCAGCATTGCTTTGTGTGTGACTTCTTTTCATGAGCACTTGCAAGACTCATTTGTTGTCAGGCGGAGTCATGGTGAGTTTGCTGTCATTGCTGTACTTTGTCTTCCTCTCTACATTTATCTATTTGATAAGGGAAATTTGAAGCCTTGTACCTCCCATAGCTCTTGGTCTCCAAACTGGCCGATTGGTCTAATCGTCAGCCACAGGGATCTGTCTAGTCATATTGCAAATCCGAAAGTCACCTTGTGCTTAAAACACCTGTTTCTCCAGTGCATCACAAAGTCCCAACCCCTTAACTTGACCTGTAATAACACGGCAGAGCATTTGCTATCTTCATTTCATCCACAGTCTAGGCTTTAAACTCTTTTCTTGATCTGGTCCCAGCCACCTTGAACCACTTGAAATTTCCCTCAGTGTGCCAGGTTCTCTCGACCCTGGACCTTTGCATATGCTGTGTGTGCTCACtcttcttccctctgcctaaCTCAGCCTTCAAGGCGGCCTAGATGTCACCTCCACTGGCAACTTTCCCTGAAAGATATTCCATCTCTGGCTAAGTCAGGTGCCCTCTCCTGTGCCCCCTACTGCCCTGTGCTCAATTATTTGGCCATTTATCTTTAGACTATGGGCTACATATGGGTGGGAGCTGGGGCTTGTTTGCCCTCCTCACCACGCTCAGCGCTGTGACAGACTACGTACTTGTTAATCCCATTGAATTGAAGtcttgagtgatttttttttttttttttaaggtatccCCGTTTCTATTCCAGGCTGTGGTTTCTGTGGTGGGAACACCAAGGCGGTGTCCTTCGGGATGCCAAGAAAAGCAGGAGCTGCCCGCCTTGGCAGAGTCTCTGTCAGCAGCCTGGAATCCTCTACACCCAGGATAGGGATGAACCTTTGAGCAAAGATCTTGGGACTTTGAAGTACTGCAGCAATTTTTCTGGACTAAGCAGCTTCGTTAGACAGCAGGCCTGGGTTGGAATAGGTGGTTGAGATGAGCAGGGATCCTCCAACTGGGACCAGGGCTGGCCTTGTTGGTTTAGAAAGGCCCTGTgcttaatgttcttttttttttttttttttttttttttcgttttttagtgctggggatggaaccttgggcctcacacatgctggtcaagcgctctaccactgagctacgtccctgGCTTCCGTCACCATGTTAATccttagtagttttttttttttttgcggtgctggggatcgaacctaggtccttgtgcttgcaaggcaagcacgctaccaactgagctatctccccagcccaatcctTAGTAGTTTTTGAAGAAAGgtcccacattttcattttaccCTGATGCCTGAAAATTATGTAGCCATACTTGGCTAGGAACTGGCTGCCAGGGCCTCTGAGCACCTGTCTCAACTCCAGACAAAGCCTGGCCTCCATGTTAAAGCGGAGCATAAACATACTAGCTCAAGTAGAAAGGATCTGGAACATTCCAACACAGATGAGGTGATGGAGCTGGCAGCTACCATGATCTGATCATCACACTGCATGTGTCGAGGTGTCACGTTGTGCCCCGTAAATGGGTACAACTATTGTGTGAATAATACATTGAAAAAATACTAGCTTAGGGTTACCACGTATCTTAAGCCCTGTTCTCTGCCAGTATAGTCAGAGAGGGAACTGTGCATCCTCCCCCTGGGCCCTGGCAGCTGGGAGGGAGGCTCAGAAGCATGCAGCTCCAGGCTGGGCTCAGGCTGCTCAAGGACTCTCTGAGGTTTAAGTTACACCGAGGCAGTGCCCAGGGCAAGTGGGTCTGGCCCCAGAAAGGCTGGGGAAGGGAGGCTTCCAGCCCAGAGTATGGTTCCCACAGGGAGTGGCTTTCTGGCCATTCTGTAACCAGATGACAGAAGTCACTTTAGCCAAGAATAGATGAGAGGAATAGGCGTCTCCTTTGGTCTTCCTGGCCCTGTAAATGTCTGATGTGGTGTGATGTTCCCTCCATTGCTTCACGTGGCCAGACCCGATATGTGCTGAGGCCTGCCCTAAAGCCTGGAGAGCAAGTGATAAATAAGACAGGGCTCTTTGTCTTCAAGGAGCCCACAGAGCAGTGGGGGAGGCAGATCATAAAAAACCTGTGCCACAGGGAGATAAGAGCTCCGAGGGATGAGGGACAGCCAGGCGGGTGGGTGCTTAAAGAAGGAGGCTTCAGAGGAGGTGACAATGAGCTGACTTGCTAACAGCATTGGATTTTTCAGGTAGGCAAGGAAAGGGAAAATGTATGGCCTATAGCGAGGCCTAGAGGTGTAGGGGGCGGAAATGGCATGTTTGGAGAACTGGTCAACCTGAGCACTACAGAGGAATGTGTTTTACCAGGCCTTGGGATTCATATTCGGTCCCCATCCTGGATTAGGGCTCAGCATCTCCAGGTGGTGGTTAATCATATTGGGATAGGAGTAGAGGACATCTGGATTGGTCCCTCCATGCTCCCACCTGTCCCCTATGatattcatttttctactttgagCAGAATGGTCAAGACCAGGATGTTTACACCCACATGAGCTGAGTCTGCAGAATTAAATTCCAGACTTCTTCAAAAAAGAAGACAGGGCGACAGCTGGCAGCTTCCTGAAAGTCTGAGATCAGAGGAAACTTTGAActagagaggagggagaagaggacatCTAGTTGAGATTGGGTCCCACTAAGGGGCTCCTAAACACTTGACTTCTAACAGAGGCCTCAACACCaataggggaaaatatttttaatagctttattAGGGTGTAAGCTAACATACTATGAGATTCATCTGTTTCTAATATACAActcaatgatttttagtaaatttacagagttgtacaaccatcaccacaagttagctttagtttttattttttggtgctgaggattgaacccagggcttcatgcaaaTAAGCACATGCTCCAcccctaagctacatcctcagccctttttatttttcttgtcaagaTGGGATCTctctacattgcccaggctggccttcaatttacaatcctcctgccttagcctcctgagtggctgggattataggcatgcacccatGCCCCACCACAGTTCAGTTTTTGAACATTTCCACCACCTTGTATGGTGGAGATGGCTACTTCCTGGTTACCTCCAGCAATGCTAATGCTAAAGCAATTCATGAGAAGGCAACAAGTTCTCATGCGTATAGAAGGATTTTGCAAGCAATTTGGCAAATTTCAAATGATTCTGATGGCAAGTATCAGAAGGACTGAACAAGGgaagaattcaaaagaaacaaaagtgacATCGAAGAGGATATAATCCAGATGATGATTACTCAGGCACTATGCAGCTAAAGGAGTTAGAAAAAACACTGTGTTAGCAAAATCTTAAATTCTGAAGGATCTTCAAATCTCCATGTGATTTGTTGAGCTTAGGCTTAACAATGAACAGCTAACAGCCAAGTCAAACTGTAGTACAGTACTTGAGCAAATGTCAAGATAGAGATGTTGTGTTATAGAGAGCAAAGAAAATCACATTGAAGAAATTGCCCCAGGACTGAAAAATATGcttgaattttgaaaatgaaaaaaataaaagaactggggatgtgactcagtggtaaaataccccccATCACACACATACAagaaaagatgaaggaagaaaaagaagaagaaaagtccCAGTTTCTGCACAGCCAGCTAAGATGGCAGCAGGGCACCTCCCATGACCTTAGGGATCACTCACACCCCTGAAGAGATTAGGAAAGTATGACATTCCTGGCTGCAGACAGACTCCTAATAACCCTGAGGAAAGCAAGGAGGTGACTGGatccagcaggaagcagagagcactTAGAGGCTCAGCTGGGAATTAGGCCAGGGCCACACAGCCCGCCATAAAATTTCCTCCTCTTGAAGGGTCTGTGGAGGATAATAACCATCCATTCTTGAATTCAACAGATGTTTATGGAGCACCTTCCATGTGCCAGACTCTGCTAGGCACTGAAAATACAGCCAGGGGTAAGTGTCAGGCTCCCACGACACAGTCAATAAACAGACAAACAGAAGGACATGCAGTAATGGGACAGGGGCCTCTCATTGGGGTGACATTGGAGTAGAGATCTGAGTGAACGAAGGAAGCTGTCTACGTAGGGTATGTGGAGATGCGTCTGGCAGATGGAAGAGCTAATGGGAAGCCTACGGCTGATCAGGTTTGGTGTATTCCCAACAGTGGGAGAAGATGGAGCCACAGTGGGAGGTGGCAGGAGCTAGATCACGTAGAATGTTTTGAGGGTCATGACCAGAAGTCCAGGTTTAATTCTGTACACACTGGGGAGCCAATGAGGGGTTCAACAAGGGTATAATCATGTTATGGCCTTgcactttttaaaagatcactttggTTGATACACAGAAACTTGACCTATAGGGGAAATGGTGAAGAGGGAGATGAGGCAGTTGTCCAGAACAAGAAAGTGACACAGACTTCGTTGGTGCTCCTGGAGACAGCTCTATGGATGTGGGCCATCTTTTAGAGACATCAGGATTGCTGACATGAAGCATAAGATAAAGGGAGGCAAAAATGTCTGACTTGCACACTGTGTAAAGGGTGGTGCTCTGATCTGGGATGGAGACGACAGAGGAGCAGAATTTTGTACTGGTGGGGGAGGGGTTGCTAAAacatggagaggaggaggagggtcagaGGACTGCCTTGTCCTCATGATTGCTAGCTGTGGGTGTGCAGACCAATGCGCATGTTATGTTGGGACCCCAGAGACTGTAGTATTAGGACACCTTGGAAACATTCAGTGTTGGGATGTGTTTGCTGCATCCTGTAACCTTTAGAAAGGCCCTCCAAAAAAGAGACAAGCTTAGGTTGAAGACGGAGGCCCAACATTACTGTCAAAAGAAAAAGTCCCACTGGGGGTGGTAACtcaacacctgtaattccagcaactcaggaggctaagaccggaggatcacaagtttgaggtcagtctcagcaacttagtgaggccctgtctcaaaaaataaaaagggctggggatgtagctcagttggctCAATCTCTAGTATACTGactggagctgaagaaatagctcgtcTTGAAGAGTGCTcctctagcatgcacaagggccgcGGTTCAAATCCCCGGCCCCTCAGAGGGgaccaaaataaaaaccaaaaacaaaaatactatcTCTAGTATACTCTCTCTCCCCCCCAAAAAGTCCCTACCACTTACTGCCTCCTCCCTTCAGTCACTTTGAAATGTCATACTGGCTTATGAAATCCAGCCATCTAGATGGCACTGTTACCAATGCCCCACCCCTTCTCCAGACACTTCGAGGCTGGAAAGCCCATGCAGAGTGCAATGAAACATAGACAGAAGACTTAGAGGACCAGAGGGAGAGCCTGGCCACCATGAGTCAGCGTCAACAAGCAACTGCAAGAGGCCTGGAAACTGGAAAGATGGGTGGaacacaagaaaaagaaggaggaaatcaGAAGCAATACAAGCCGCTTAAGGTCAACATTCAAGCCAAGATGGAGAGGGTCAGGTACAGGTACAAAGGACCCTAAGACCCCAGGGACAGCACCTTGTCAGAAACCTTACAGTACTTGAGTTTCAAACCTGGAAAGGCCTTCAGGGGCCAGGTGGCCAACTCTGCCCCTGGAAAAAGGAACTTGTTttcaaggaggaaatgaaaaaggagaatgCAAAACCAGGTCTCCTAGCTTTAGAAGCCACAAAAATCAGTCAACAGTTCTGCCTCGCTGAACTTAGAAAGCCCCAGTCTtatatttccctttttccctATTTGGTAACCGTCCAGGCCCCAAGGGGCTTGTTCTGTCCAGCTGTTTACTTTGTTGGAAACAGATGTAATCAAGATCTTCCTGGCCTGATATCTGACCCGCTCCagtcctctccctccttccaacTGGGTCCCCTGTCACATGTTCCTGGGCACACCCAAGATGACCAACATAGGCACATGAGCTGCAGTGCCCTTGGCTCAGGCAGAGTGAGAAGCAGGGTGGTGTCATTTCCTGGGAAGCAGCTCGGATGGACACTGGGGCTGGGGAAGGTCAGAGGGGAGGTGAGCTGATGCGGCTTCTCCAAGCTAGGCAGGGATCCAAAGAAAACACAGCTGGAGACAGGGAGAGGAGACGGGAACCAGGTGACGCGCTGACATCCTGGGTAGGAATCCAGCCAGCCTGCAAAACGAGGCAATGAGAGCTACCTCAAGGGATCCATGTGGACATCAACTGGGATAATAGACAGAgaggtgaggggcagggaggtTGGCGGTGCAGGCCTGGAATCCCCGCAATGTGGGAggatttgggaggttgaagcaggaggatcataagttccaggtctgtctgggcaatttagctgtctcaaaataagaaataaagtatccctcaaaaaaaaaaacaaaaaaaaacaaagcaaaaacagaaacaagaaagagAGAACTGTGTgcgatggtgcatacctgtaatcccagtggctcaggaggctgaggcaggaggatcgcaagttcaagaccaacctcagcactttagtgaggccctaagcaacttagcaagaccctgtctgaaaataaaataaatattttttttaaaaagggttggggatgtcgctcagtagttaagtgcccctgggttcaatacccgtaccaaaaaaaaaaaaaagaagaagaagaagaaaaagaaaaagaaagaaaagaaaaaaagaaagagtaagagAGATGACAGTGGATAGATGAGAACATGGACTCTGGAACCACAGTGCCTTGAGCTAATTATTAAACCTCtctggtctcagtttcctcatctgtaatctGGGGGATGATGATACTTACCTTACAGGATGTTACGGGTCTaagtgaattagcatttgcaaaGCACTTTCTGTTCATTAACAACTAGCTCAGGCTAATTATCAGAGTCATTTATTGGGCCCTTTGGTTCGCCATGTAGTAGTTCTAGCATTTTATATACTTCAATCACATCAAACCCTCACTGTCAGCTGGACATATGGCTCACGCCTGCAACCTcctgctcaggaggttgaggcaggaggattgtaaattcaaagctagcctcagcaatttagggaggccttaagcacttagtgagaccctgtctctaaataaaatataaagaaggctGGGtgtatggctcagtgattaagtgcccctgggtttaatccatggtaccaaaaaaagaaagaaagaaagaaagaaaaaccaaaaatcttCACTGCCTCCGAGGGCAGATCATTCACCATTTACAgaggtggaaactgaggctcagaaacagatttacttttctatttcctccaGAACAGGGACTGGTAAACTATGGCCATGGGTAAATCCATGGAGTAGCTGTTTGTCTGGATACCGTTCGAGTCTGCTTGCATGCTGCAGTGATGAAGCTCAACAAAGCCTGAAATATAAACCATCTGGCGCTTTACCGGAAAGGCTTGAAGAAGCAGGATTGGAACCATGTCTGTCTGGATCCAAAGCACTTAACTGCTTTACTGCCCTGGTTTTTGTGATGTTGCTTTGCTCACTCTAGAGTGCTAGAAAAGCATTTCTTTCCTGTCCCTTTGAGTGCTGGGAAGATGCCTCTTCCCTCTTCAGGGACAAGTGGAAGGGATTTAGGGATTCTCATCTCTGCATCCTTCAAGCCAAGAAGTTAGGGATCAGGGGTACCAAAGCCCGCCTTGCCAACATCACTCTGAACTGAGGGCTGAAGACAGTTGTTGTTTGGTGCAGGGATTGCACCCagagggactttaccactgagccacaatttccagctctttttattttttatttttgagacagggtcttgctacattccttagggcctccctaagttgctgaggctggcctccaacttgtgatcctcctgcctcagcctcctaaattgctgggattacaggtgtgcaccactgcacctggcctgagGATGT
The Sciurus carolinensis chromosome 2, mSciCar1.2, whole genome shotgun sequence DNA segment above includes these coding regions:
- the LOC124976251 gene encoding putative uncharacterized protein FLJ40606 produces the protein MAAAKETRRAAAPSGKRRRGHRCPSSDSRTLPRLAARPWLPGALTCPERTEGDAATRSARPPVLPPPPRPPQRRCRHLVSRAGTPRCACAGTASEGPRHGRAAILSVAGSAGFSDLPCF